Below is a window of Pseudodesulfovibrio sp. 5S69 DNA.
CAAGTACTTCGCCGAAAAGTTCGAGGCCGTGGGCGGCAAGCGCGCCTTCCAGGTCATCCAGGTGACCGAGCAGCAGATCATGGACTCCATGATCCAGGCCAACCGCAACGGGCACATCGCCTGCACCCAGGGCGGCGAGTCGTTCGCCGGGGCCAAGCGCGCCCTGGAACTCGGCCTGGTCACCCGGGAGGAGTTGTGCATCCTCGACTCCACGGCCCACCAGCTCAAGTTCGTGGATTTCCAGAATATGTACTTCGACAATTCCTTCCCGCCCGAGTTCGGCGTCAAGCCCGACATGGCCCTGGCCAACAAGCCGGAACTGGTCATCTCCCCGGAGGAAAAGGAAACCCTGTCCGAAGCGGACTTCACCCGCAAGACCGCCGACAAGGTGGTCGCCAAACTCGGCCTCGAAAAGAAATAACCATTTCCCCGCTCTCCCGACCCCGCCGCAGGCGGCCTGAAAGTTCAGGAAGGGAGAGGGATGGAGTCGAGGAGGCAGAGGAAAGCCCTTTTCAAAGGGTTTCCCTCTCCCCTTCCCCCGACCGCCGGAGGCACATTATGCCCAAGAAACAGCGTGCGGATCAGCTTTTGGCCCAGCAGGGCCTGGTGGAGAGCCGCGGCAAGGCCAAGCGGCTGATCATGGCTGGCAAGGTCCACTACATGGATCGCGGCCAGAAGACGCCGGTGATCAAGCCGGGCCAGCAGTTCGACCCGGACACGGAGTTCGTGGTCCCGCATAACGAGCGCTTCGTGTCGCGCGGGGCGTACAAGCTGCTCACGGCCATCGAAGAATTCTCCATCGATTTCACGGGCAAGATCGCCATGGACGCAGGCGCGTCCACGGGCGGGTTCACGGACTGCATGCTCCAGTTCGGCGCGGTGCGGGTCTACGCCGTGGACGTAGGCTACGGCCAGTTGCACGAGAAACTCAGGCAGGACGACCGGGTGATCAACCTGGAACGGACCAACGTACGCCACGCCGAACCCGACCTGATTCCCGAGCCCGTGGACGTGATCGTGGCCGACGTGTCGTTCATCTCCCTGACCAAGATCCTGCCCGCATGCCTGCAGTTCCTGAAGCCCGGCGGCGAGCTGGTGGTGCTGATCAAGCCGCAGTTCGAGGTGGGACCGGGCCAGACCGACAAGGGTGTGGTCCGCAGCAAGCGGCTGCAGCAGGAGGCCGTGGACACGGTGGTCGGATTCTGCGAGTCCGAGCTGGGGCTGATCGTGCGCGGCGTGGTGCCGTCACAGATCCTGGGGCCCAAGGGCAACCAGGAATACATGGCCTACATGGCCATGCCGGAATAGCGCCATGCTCCAAGGCCTGATCTATGCGGTGATCTCCGCCGCCTGCTTCGGCTCCATGGCGATCCTGGTCAAATTCGGCTACATGGCGGGCATGGACGGCGCGGTGATGATGCAAACGCGTTTCACCCTGGCCGTGGTCATGCTGTTCTTCTACCTGCTGGTCAAGTCCCCCCGGATGCTGCGCATCTCCCTGCGCGACCTGGCCAAATGCGCCTTTCTCGGGCTGGTTGTCTGCTGGATGCAGACCTCCTGCTTCGTCTACTCGCTGGAGACCATCCCGGCTTCCACGGCGGCCCTGGTCCTGTACGGACACCCCATGGCCGTAACCCTGCTCTCCTCCCAGTTCCTGCGTATGCGCATCAACCGGGTGGTCATCCTCTCCCTGGTCCTGGTCATGACCGGCTGCTGCCTGGTCTTCTACGACGCCTTCCTGCGCGAGGTGGACGGCACGGGGTTGGCCTACGCCCTGGGGGCCATGGCCACCTTCTCCATCTACGTCATCCTGGTCCAGGTGCTGCTCAAGGGGCTCAGGCCGCTGACGGCCACCTTCTACGTCATCGGATTCGCGGCGGTGTCCTTCACCCTGTCGGGCGACATCCATGCGTGGGGATCGATGAACCTGGAACAGGCAGGCATCGCCCTGGCATTGGGCCTTTTCCCCGGACTGCTGGCCGCGACCTTGCAGTACACGGCTATCGAAAAGGTCGGCAGCGCGTACGCCTGCATCTTCTCGTCCGTGGAGCCGGTCATCACCCTGCTGGCGGCGGCCGTGTTCCTGGGCGAGCCCGTGGTCTGGCTCCAGATTGGGGGCGCGGCCCTGATCATCCTGGGCATCGTCGTACCGAACCTGCGCCTGCGGGAACCTGCGCCGGCGGGCTGACCCCGCCGGACCGGGCTCAGTCCCGCTTGTCCATAAACTTGCCGAGCAGCTTGAGGTGGGCCTTTTCCTCGCGGGCCAGGAGCTGAAGCACGTTCCGCGTGTCGTCGCTCTCGGCGCGCAGGGCGCAGCGCAGATAGTAGTCCAGGGCCTGGGCCTCGACCATGGAGGCCAGTTCCAACACGCCGCGGTCATCGTCGAACGCGCCGGGGAAACGGTCCATGAACTCGCTGACCGGCACCCCGCCCTCGGCCATGTCCGAGGCGTTGCGCAGGGCCATTTCCTCGAACTCGTCACGGCTCATGACCTCTTCGGCGGTGCGGGTGTACAACTCGTACAGGACGTCCTTGTGCTTATCCTCGAATCCGGCCAGACGCATGAACAGCTCGATGCGCTCCGTGGTCTCGGCCATGTCCGCGCGCTGCACGTAGAAGACCTGGAGCACGTTCTCCATGGCGTAGGCCTTGAGAATGACCTCGGCCGGGCTCTCGGCCCCGGTGAAGGCGATCATGCCCAGTTCCATGGGGCCGAAAGCGCCCTCGCCTTCCCAGGCGGAGATGCCGCCTACCAGGTTGTTGACGTCCTCGAACCCCTGGCCCTGCAGGAGTCCGGCGGCGGCCATGGACCGGCCGCCCGAGGCGCAATAAACCAGCAGGGGGCGCTCCTTGTCCAATTCGTCGAACCTGTCGGGCAACTCGGACAGGGGCACCAGCCTGGCCCCCGGAATATGGTCCTGCTCGTATTCCACTTCCTGCCTGACATCGAGGAGCGTGTAGGAGTCCGGTTTGCTGCCTTCCATGAACTTGCGGGCCTCATCCGGCGTCATCTGGGTGATGGTGGACATGATTTCCCCCTGGAAATTGCGGTCTGACGGGCAAAGCTGCCCTTTTTAGCAAACAGTAGGAGGGACGGCGCATTCCGTCAATACGGGTCGGGAAGGACTAGAGGAAAAACATGGCCCCGGCGGCCGCGAGCACGAAGGCGGAGCCCAACCAATCCCGGACGGACCAGGCGAAGTCCGGCTCCCAGGCCCCGGCCCGGTCCAGGCCGCGACAGGCCACGGCCAGGGTCTGGTTCCAGGTCTTCTGCCCGAGATTGCGGATCACGGCCTGGGGGATCATGCGCATGCGCCGGAAGAACCCCGCCTTGGGGAAGCGCCGGGCGACCACCTCGCGCACGCCCGACAGGGTGGACAGGCAGACAGGCAGGAAGTGGACCATCAGGGAAAGGGACAGGGCGATGCGCCACGCCCGCTTCCGGCCCAAAAACGGCCGCAGCGCCCAGGCCACGGCCAACCCTAGGGCGCGGGCAGAGGAGGACAGGGCCAAGCCCAGGCCGAGCAAGACCAGGGCCACCAACCGCACGCCCAATTGGCCCGCGTCCCGGGCCATGGCCTCCACCGGCACACCGGAGAGGCCGTCCAGGACGAGCTTGGCCGCCACCCAGAAGAAGACGAAGGAAAGCAGGCTGCGGACCATCTTGCCGCCGCCCGGCTGCCCGGCGGCCAGGGCCCGGTCCAGAACCAGCAGGAATGCGGCGCAGGCGGTGGCTGCCAACACGGGAACCTTCCACAGAAAGGGGCCGATCAGCAGCGCGGCTGCCAGCTTGAGGCGCGGATCCAGGGCCCGGACCAGTCCGGCCACGCCGATCATCGGCGCCCCCCTTCGTCCCACGGCACGATGGTCCGGCATGCGGTCCAGGAACCCGGCGGGCGCACAGCGTGCTCGGCCACGTGGTCCAGGACGGTCTCTGCCGGACCGTTCAGGACCAGCTCGCCGTTGTCGAGCACGGCCAGCCCGTCCACCAGGTCGATGAAACTCTCCAGGTCGTGGCTGGAGACGACCTGAGTCAACCCGGCCTCCCGGTTGGCCCGGATCAGAGCGCGCATCTCGCGCACGCCGGGATAGTCCAGGCCGCTGAACGGTTCGTCCAGGAGCAGTACCCGCGGCCGGTCCAGGAGGGCTGCGGCCAGACAGAGCTTGCGCTTGGTACCCCAGGACAGAGTCTGTACCGGGCGGTCCCAATATTTCAAGAGGCTGAACCGTTCGGCCATGGCTCGGGCCTCGGTCGTCGCCGCTTCGCCCCGCCCTCGGCCCAGGAGCAAATCCTCCTCCACCGTGGCACCGAGAATCTGCAGATCCGCGTCCTGCATGACCAACCGGCAAATGGAACGAATGTCCCCCTCGTGCCCGGGACTGGACCGTCCGGCCACTTCCAGCCCTCCCCCGGTGGGGGCGTACAATCCGGCCATCAGGGCGAGCAGGGTGGACTTGCCGCTGCCGTTGGCGCCGGCCAGCCCGAGCAGGCCGCCCTGTTTCACGGCCAGGGAAACTCCGCACAGGACCTCGTCCCCGGAGGGATAAGCGAATGTAACGGTATTGAATTCTATCATGTGTTCCTCACTGCCAACTCATCAACATTTAGCGGAAGCCTGTCAACCATGGCGTCGCGAGCCATGCCGCCGCGCCAGAAACTCAAGGGGTGGTCGGCACGAACCGCCCCGAACGGCTCTCTTCGCGGCATAGGGGCCACGGCAAGAGGCCGATCATGCTCCGCTGCCCGGCCCGACCGGCACGGTCAGTCCGCACTACTCCGCATACAACGGCTATGCAATGGATCTCAGCATACCCCGCAGCGAGGCCTCCCCATTCACTTTCAACAGCGCACCTCACCAGCCGCCTGGAGCTCCGGCCTGAACATCACCGTTAGGGGGCTTTTCGGCGGTTCCCTGCTCTACGACGCCTCGGTCGTCGTGGACACGTTGTCCGCCAACCTGTTCTCCTTCAATTTCGAGGGAATCGACACCCTGGTCCTGTCCGCCTCCGGCGGCACCGATTACGCCGCCAACGAAGGCGGCGCGGGGGCCCTGTTGGTGATGGACGACTTCACCTACAATGAACCCGTTGCCACTCCCGCGCCCGAGCCCCCCACCGTAGCCCTGCTGCCGGCGGGCTTCACGGGCCTGGCC
It encodes the following:
- a CDS encoding TlyA family RNA methyltransferase; translation: MPKKQRADQLLAQQGLVESRGKAKRLIMAGKVHYMDRGQKTPVIKPGQQFDPDTEFVVPHNERFVSRGAYKLLTAIEEFSIDFTGKIAMDAGASTGGFTDCMLQFGAVRVYAVDVGYGQLHEKLRQDDRVINLERTNVRHAEPDLIPEPVDVIVADVSFISLTKILPACLQFLKPGGELVVLIKPQFEVGPGQTDKGVVRSKRLQQEAVDTVVGFCESELGLIVRGVVPSQILGPKGNQEYMAYMAMPE
- a CDS encoding DMT family transporter, which produces MLQGLIYAVISAACFGSMAILVKFGYMAGMDGAVMMQTRFTLAVVMLFFYLLVKSPRMLRISLRDLAKCAFLGLVVCWMQTSCFVYSLETIPASTAALVLYGHPMAVTLLSSQFLRMRINRVVILSLVLVMTGCCLVFYDAFLREVDGTGLAYALGAMATFSIYVILVQVLLKGLRPLTATFYVIGFAAVSFTLSGDIHAWGSMNLEQAGIALALGLFPGLLAATLQYTAIEKVGSAYACIFSSVEPVITLLAAAVFLGEPVVWLQIGGAALIILGIVVPNLRLREPAPAG
- a CDS encoding rhodanese-like domain-containing protein, which produces MSTITQMTPDEARKFMEGSKPDSYTLLDVRQEVEYEQDHIPGARLVPLSELPDRFDELDKERPLLVYCASGGRSMAAAGLLQGQGFEDVNNLVGGISAWEGEGAFGPMELGMIAFTGAESPAEVILKAYAMENVLQVFYVQRADMAETTERIELFMRLAGFEDKHKDVLYELYTRTAEEVMSRDEFEEMALRNASDMAEGGVPVSEFMDRFPGAFDDDRGVLELASMVEAQALDYYLRCALRAESDDTRNVLQLLAREEKAHLKLLGKFMDKRD
- a CDS encoding cobalt transporter codes for the protein MIGVAGLVRALDPRLKLAAALLIGPFLWKVPVLAATACAAFLLVLDRALAAGQPGGGKMVRSLLSFVFFWVAAKLVLDGLSGVPVEAMARDAGQLGVRLVALVLLGLGLALSSSARALGLAVAWALRPFLGRKRAWRIALSLSLMVHFLPVCLSTLSGVREVVARRFPKAGFFRRMRMIPQAVIRNLGQKTWNQTLAVACRGLDRAGAWEPDFAWSVRDWLGSAFVLAAAGAMFFL
- a CDS encoding energy-coupling factor ABC transporter ATP-binding protein, whose protein sequence is MIEFNTVTFAYPSGDEVLCGVSLAVKQGGLLGLAGANGSGKSTLLALMAGLYAPTGGGLEVAGRSSPGHEGDIRSICRLVMQDADLQILGATVEEDLLLGRGRGEAATTEARAMAERFSLLKYWDRPVQTLSWGTKRKLCLAAALLDRPRVLLLDEPFSGLDYPGVREMRALIRANREAGLTQVVSSHDLESFIDLVDGLAVLDNGELVLNGPAETVLDHVAEHAVRPPGSWTACRTIVPWDEGGRR
- a CDS encoding PEP-CTERM sorting domain-containing protein (PEP-CTERM proteins occur, often in large numbers, in the proteomes of bacteria that also encode an exosortase, a predicted intramembrane cysteine proteinase. The presence of a PEP-CTERM domain at a protein's C-terminus predicts cleavage within the sorting domain, followed by covalent anchoring to some some component of the (usually Gram-negative) cell surface. Many PEP-CTERM proteins exhibit an unusual sequence composition that includes large numbers of potential glycosylation sites. Expression of one such protein has been shown restore the ability of a bacterium to form floc, a type of biofilm.), producing MDTLSANLFSFNFEGIDTLVLSASGGTDYAANEGGAGALLVMDDFTYNEPVATPAPEPPTVALLPAGFTGLAGFGLLKRRRG